A region of the Desulfomicrobium macestii genome:
AGTCCTGCACCACCGGACACGAACGGTTCCCATCACTAGGCGGCCGAATCTTCCTGATTCCAACGCTTCTCGGAGTTTAACAACCGGTAGGTTAAAGCGGTTTTGTTTGATTACGAAGAGTTTGATACCGTTGACATCACAGGCATGAATCATGGCATCGGCATCATCGAGAGTCAGGGCCATGGGTTTTTCAACAATGATATGTTTGCGATAAGGAGCGAGCTCTAACGTATGTCTGGCATGGTTGCCACTTTCGGTGAGAATGCTTACAGCATCAATATTATCACCTAGAGAGTGCATCATTTTGTGAAGATCTGTAAACCATGGTACGCCCCATTGTTTGCCTGCTGCTTCCGCGCGGTTGGAGCGTACATCACATACTGCGGCTAATTTTGCGCCCTTAATGCTTCTGCTTCCAAGGAGTTCACAATGTCGTTTTGAGATTCGCCCGCAGCCTAGTAGCGCAATTTGTACCATAATAGAAATTTACCTTTTCAATTAAAAAAGTTACTGATATTTATTAATTATTGTGTTTTGTGAATATAAAAAAATATGTGGCACGAAGTCATTTGCTTTTTTGCAAACTACTTTTTTTATATTTATAAATTCGAATTTCGAACATTCTAGTAAATTTATATAAACATTTAGGCTTGAAAATGTGAAAATATGCTGAAATGATTCAAAAATTATTCGAAAATTGAAATAAGCAGTGACGCAGCATAAAATGCATTTTTCCCTAGTCAAAGCTACTCCGAGATTATCGCCGATGCGGCCTAAAAAATCATACCGCAAGCGCAGCTTTCTTTGCCTAGAACTGCCCAATCAACTTGATTCTTGCGATCACTTTTTGGAGTTTGCGATATTCATTCCTTGGCAGGCCTACGAGAACAACTATTGGTCACTTTGTGCTGCATTTGTCCGCCTCGGGCTACCCGTCTAGTGGACGGCTTGATTTTTCATGTTCAAGTAGCTTGAAGGCTTGAGTGAGGTATGGGCCAGTCCCTTATGTTCAAGTCATTTGCAGTTTGCTGCAATTCACTTTGAAATTCTGATAGGATTCGTAAGGAATGACCTATATTCGAGTGCATATTGGAGATAGCTGACTTCACAATATCTTTGATAGCTTCTGATTAATGAATTATATCAGTCTTGAATAAGCGTTTTTATTATTAATTGTGCGAAAATTTCTATTTTTTGCGACGCCTTTCATAGTGATCTTTCTTTCAGTATGATTTTTTTGTGTTGTGAGTATGTTGATCAACATAATATAAACTATGAATATTCGCATGGTGAAGTTATGAAAATTGTATCTATCACGCCTGACATCGACAGCGGCGGTGCCGCCAAGAGCCTGTTCGTGCTCTCTAGGGCTCTGGCTGAAAAAGGCCACGCGCTGCGCATCATGACCACCGCGAAGCCTTCGCGGACCAATCGTAAGGTGGAGGAACTCTCCGCAATGGGAGTCGAGGTCCATTATTTCGACATCCCCTATTTCCCCATCAGACTTATCGTCTGCCCGATCCCGTTTTGGAAGAATGTCTGGCGGACCGTGGCCCGGCTCGGCGAGTTCCGGCGGTTGGTGGGCGAGGTGAACGCGTTCGGTCCCGACCTGGTTCACTACAACAGCTATACGACCCTTCATACATCCACCCTGCTAGGGGCATTTCCCTCCGTGCTCCATGCCAGAGAAGTGCTCGTGGAGCCCGCGCCGACGCTTCCCGGGTTGAAGGCACTGATGCGCTCCCGCATCAACGAGGTCATCGCCATTTCGCCGGAGGAGGGGGAGCAGGCCGACCGCCTTTTTTCCATTCCTGTTACCACGATCTTCAACTCCCCATCCAATCTCCTGCGCTACGAGCCGTTTCCCGAGGGGGAGCCGATTGTCTACGGTGCATTTTCCCACATCACCCCAATCAAGGGGCAGTTGGAATTGGTTCGTGCCTGCGTGCGTGCTGCGGATGCTCTGCGCAGTGCCAACGTGCGGGTACGAATCTACGGCGGCGCGGTGGGGATTCATCAAGGATACCTCGACTCGGTTATCGATGAGATCGCGGTGAATAATCTGGGAGACGTCGTTTCGTTCGAAGGATTCACGGACCAGCCTGAGGAGGAGATGCGCCGGTGCCACCTAATTGTTCGGCCGGACGCCACGGGCCAGCCGTGGGGTCGCGATGTCATCGAATCCTTGAGCATGGGGCGGCCGGTCCTAGCCACGGGCTCCAGCCAAACCTTCATCAAGCCCGGGAAAAATGGGATGCTGATCCCGCCGCGAGATGTGCCAAGGCTCGCCGAGGCCTTGACCCGGATGGCCGACCGTAGTGAGCTGGAGCGGATGGGCAGGGCGGCCTACGACTTTGCTTGCGAGAACCTTAATCCTGGTACGAACATAGCCCGGGTCATCGATACCCTGGAGCGGGTGGCTAGGCAGCCCCGGTAGCGGCTATTCGTTCCGTCTAGCCTTTCGGCAGCGCACGAAAACCTCTATCGCCGTCTCATGGGCGGTGTATTTTGGCTTCAGAATCTTCTTGAGCAACCCTACGTCGGCGATAAAGTCGCGCGTTCTGGGCGTCGCCTCGATTTCGTAGATCGGTTTCATGCCGAGGCTGGCGCCCATGAGTCCGGTCAGTTCCCGCAAGGAAAGCGGTTTCGGACCGGCGAGATTCAGACAACGGGGAAGGCGCGCTCCTACGAGCGCTTGTCCGCCGAGGTCGGCGAGTTGGGCAGCCGCGTCGTTGATGCAAAGCCAGGACAGCGCGAGGCCGCCGGTGTCGTATCCGACTCCTGAGGCGAGTTCCTCCGGGGTTGGCGCGAGCTTAATGGGTTCGCTCCGCCGTACCTTGTCCATGAGCACGGCCGCAAGTTTGGTTGTCTGCGTGGAGCCGTACAGACCGAACACCCGAAAGCAGCAGATCCGCATCGTTTCACATGCCATCAGGCCGAGAATCTCCTCGGCCTGCAGCTTGCTTAGGGCATACGGCGTGCTCCTGTCCAATAGGGCGTCTTCCGTAGACGGCAAGAAAGAAGGCGCATAGACATTGCCCGTCGAGGCGTAAAAAAACGCCTTGCATTTCGCCTTGAGTGCCGAGGAGGCGGCCTTGACCGCGCCCTGGGTATTGACGCCGAAAATAGCGGGAGCCGACTCCGGGAAATTGGCATAGCTTTCCGCCTGCGACAGGTAGTAGACCACGTCCGTACCTTCCGGGACGGTCAGATCGCCTCTGGTGATGTCACAATGGATGAAGCCTTGGACTGCCCCAGTGGAGCGCCCGGTATACCGGACCGAGTGGCCGCGTCCGGCCAGTTCCTCGTATAGATGGGCGCCGAGAAATCCGGTGCCGCCGACAATGAGCACGTTCATACCATTACTTCTTTTCGCTGCCGGTCATAGGGAATAGGTCCTATCCACATAGTGGCGCTGCAACCATTCGAACACCAGCAGCGACCAAATGAGCAGCCTCCGGTTGTGCCAGCCGTGGAAGTGGTCTTGGAGCTTTTCCTCGACTACGGCGGCGTCGAACCACGGGCGGCTTGTGGTCTGCCTGTCGAGTAGGATGCTTCTGATGTACTCCATGGTCGGGCCCCGGTACCAGTTTTCGTCCGGCGGCGAAAACCCTTGTTTCGGCTTCAGCGTGTATGTATTCGGCAGGTAGCGCTCCATGGCGCACCGGAGGATCAGCTTCCCGTCGGTGGTCAGGAATGGAAACTCGCCCCTTTCGGCTCGATTTTCGTTCATCTTGAGATTATACTCGGCGGGGATGCCCGCTGCTAGGTCGACCAGTTCATTGTCGAGGAACGGGACCCGAACCTCCATGCCGTGTGCCATGCTGATTTTGTCCTCAATGGTAAGGAGACCGTGCAGGAAGGTATCGAACTCGAAATTCAGGATTTGCTGGAACAGCTCCTCGTTCGACCTGCGGTTCGGAGTGCCGGACTTTGCGCGTTCCAGCGCGGATTGGAAGCTCTCCCGGGCAGAGTAAAGGAGGTCCCCCATGCCAGGCGCGAACAGGGAACCTAGTTCGTTAGGCGGAAGGAGGCGGTGCCAGTAGGAGAAGTAGGCATCCTCGAAGCGTTTCTCCCCCTGCCACTGGAAGCACTTTTCATAGCGCCACGGATATCCCGCGAACAACTCATCCCCGCCGGTTCCGGAGAGACAGACCTTGACGAACTTACTGGCGAGTTTGGCCGCATACCAATTCTGATGGCACATGCCGACCCGTAGGTCGTCGACGTGCCATGTGATCCTTTCCAGGGCCGCCTGCATGTCGCCGGAATGGAGGACGACCTCGTAGTGCTCCGTCTGTAGGAGATGGGACAGCGCTTCCGATTCTTTTCGCTCGTCGAAACCTTGCTCAATGCCGAACACGTTCGACAGATCGAATCCGCAGGTGAATGTGTGCATTCGCGGTATGTGGGCGCAGGACGCGGCTACGATAGATCCGCTGTCCATGCCGCCGGATAGGTAAGCACCGACCTCAACGTCGCTCACCAGCTGCCTGCGGATACACCGTTCGAACGCGTCAGCAACGCGTTCGCAGACGCTTTTGAAGCTATCACCTGAGAGATCGACGGCGGTTGCGCTCCGGTCGTGGTAGCGCCGGATCGCGGGCTCCTCGCCGGAGCCGACGTCGAGGGACAGGGTATGCCCCGGCTCTAAGAGCTGGATGCCTTGGAATAGAGTTCGGTCGGAATAGATATTCTGGAACGTGAAATATTCGCACATCGCGACGTGGTCGATGGTGGCGTCGAGCAGGCAGGAATGGAGTATGCCCTTGGGCTCGCTGGCCAGGAGGAGGTAATCGTCGGTCACGGCGTAGTAGACCGGTTTGATGCCGTGGCGGTCCCGAAACAGGGTCGCGCCGCCCGTGGCGAGGTCGACCACCAGGGCCGCGAACATGCCGTTCAGCATGGGGATACAGGCCTCGCCGTACTCCTCCCAGAGTTGGAGCAGGACCTCGGTGTCGCTCGTGCCCTGAAAGACTCTTCCGTTGGACTCCAGGTCGTTGCGCAACTCGATGTGGTTATAGATTTCACCGTTGTAGACTATCCAGAACCGGTTGTTCATCGTCGGCATGGGCTGGTGCCCGGTGGGGGCGAGGTCGATGATTGACAGCCGCCGGTGCGCC
Encoded here:
- a CDS encoding glycosyltransferase, with amino-acid sequence MKIVSITPDIDSGGAAKSLFVLSRALAEKGHALRIMTTAKPSRTNRKVEELSAMGVEVHYFDIPYFPIRLIVCPIPFWKNVWRTVARLGEFRRLVGEVNAFGPDLVHYNSYTTLHTSTLLGAFPSVLHAREVLVEPAPTLPGLKALMRSRINEVIAISPEEGEQADRLFSIPVTTIFNSPSNLLRYEPFPEGEPIVYGAFSHITPIKGQLELVRACVRAADALRSANVRVRIYGGAVGIHQGYLDSVIDEIAVNNLGDVVSFEGFTDQPEEEMRRCHLIVRPDATGQPWGRDVIESLSMGRPVLATGSSQTFIKPGKNGMLIPPRDVPRLAEALTRMADRSELERMGRAAYDFACENLNPGTNIARVIDTLERVARQPR
- a CDS encoding NAD-dependent epimerase/dehydratase family protein, encoding MNVLIVGGTGFLGAHLYEELAGRGHSVRYTGRSTGAVQGFIHCDITRGDLTVPEGTDVVYYLSQAESYANFPESAPAIFGVNTQGAVKAASSALKAKCKAFFYASTGNVYAPSFLPSTEDALLDRSTPYALSKLQAEEILGLMACETMRICCFRVFGLYGSTQTTKLAAVLMDKVRRSEPIKLAPTPEELASGVGYDTGGLALSWLCINDAAAQLADLGGQALVGARLPRCLNLAGPKPLSLRELTGLMGASLGMKPIYEIEATPRTRDFIADVGLLKKILKPKYTAHETAIEVFVRCRKARRNE
- the asnB gene encoding asparagine synthase (glutamine-hydrolyzing), translating into MCGIAAIISRTGRPVNPMALKAMNDSLAHRGPDDSGYAFLNSSPAGNGKGGSYAVFTDPAFRHRNQHIAPFGGDLFASQFGRMGYTVGMAHRRLSIIDLAPTGHQPMPTMNNRFWIVYNGEIYNHIELRNDLESNGRVFQGTSDTEVLLQLWEEYGEACIPMLNGMFAALVVDLATGGATLFRDRHGIKPVYYAVTDDYLLLASEPKGILHSCLLDATIDHVAMCEYFTFQNIYSDRTLFQGIQLLEPGHTLSLDVGSGEEPAIRRYHDRSATAVDLSGDSFKSVCERVADAFERCIRRQLVSDVEVGAYLSGGMDSGSIVAASCAHIPRMHTFTCGFDLSNVFGIEQGFDERKESEALSHLLQTEHYEVVLHSGDMQAALERITWHVDDLRVGMCHQNWYAAKLASKFVKVCLSGTGGDELFAGYPWRYEKCFQWQGEKRFEDAYFSYWHRLLPPNELGSLFAPGMGDLLYSARESFQSALERAKSGTPNRRSNEELFQQILNFEFDTFLHGLLTIEDKISMAHGMEVRVPFLDNELVDLAAGIPAEYNLKMNENRAERGEFPFLTTDGKLILRCAMERYLPNTYTLKPKQGFSPPDENWYRGPTMEYIRSILLDRQTTSRPWFDAAVVEEKLQDHFHGWHNRRLLIWSLLVFEWLQRHYVDRTYSL